Proteins found in one Maridesulfovibrio sp. genomic segment:
- a CDS encoding response regulator, translating to MLNPQVLIVDDSKTIRTVISSELKKHSIDVTEAVNGLEGLNLAREQHYDLVITDIIMPCMDGYQLCTEIKKNPKTQSTPVIILSSNDEDEQIEKGFEVGAAAYVTKNKARKDLIPYIKDILNRSKILRDKIVLVVDDSRYIINVVESGLSSAGFKVITARNGAEAFEIACEIAPHLILSDINMPEMDGIRLCEKVQNHPGLSHIPFVIMSSGTDRRTMRELLHKGAAAFLVKPFNIDQLVITAEKLLSDHFQMVLQQRELFKKERTLLMGSITSLVQALEARDSYTRGHSDTVSKISVNIAKKLSLNEFDCERIAFAARLHDLGKIGIRDDILLKKSALTEYEFSKIKEHPVLGADILNPIPSMEDIIPAVLHHHEKMNGKGYPHGLFGNEIPLWARIISIADVYDALTTDRPYKKAFTHQDTMQFIAEKSQDELCPECAKAFQEVMLEDNSHLS from the coding sequence ATGCTCAACCCTCAAGTTTTGATTGTTGATGACAGCAAAACGATAAGGACAGTTATCAGTTCAGAGCTGAAAAAGCATTCTATCGATGTGACTGAAGCTGTAAACGGCCTTGAGGGACTGAACCTTGCCCGTGAGCAACATTATGATCTGGTAATCACTGATATAATCATGCCGTGCATGGACGGTTATCAACTCTGCACCGAAATTAAAAAAAATCCCAAAACCCAATCCACTCCGGTTATAATTCTTTCCAGCAATGACGAGGATGAACAGATCGAAAAAGGCTTTGAAGTCGGAGCTGCGGCTTATGTAACCAAAAACAAAGCCCGCAAGGATCTGATTCCTTATATTAAAGACATTCTGAATCGATCCAAAATCCTGCGTGATAAAATAGTGCTGGTTGTTGACGATTCCAGATATATTATAAATGTCGTGGAATCAGGACTCTCATCAGCCGGATTTAAGGTGATTACCGCCCGCAATGGAGCAGAAGCTTTTGAAATAGCGTGTGAAATAGCTCCCCATCTGATTCTTTCCGATATCAATATGCCTGAAATGGATGGCATCAGGCTCTGCGAAAAAGTTCAAAACCACCCCGGCCTGTCCCATATTCCATTCGTAATAATGAGTTCAGGCACCGATAGGCGAACCATGCGGGAACTGCTGCATAAAGGAGCTGCTGCCTTTCTGGTTAAACCTTTCAACATCGACCAGCTCGTCATAACGGCAGAGAAACTTTTGAGTGATCATTTTCAGATGGTGCTGCAGCAGCGTGAGCTCTTCAAAAAAGAACGCACTCTGCTCATGGGCAGTATCACCAGTCTTGTTCAAGCTCTGGAAGCAAGGGATTCATACACAAGAGGTCACTCGGATACTGTCTCAAAAATTTCAGTCAACATTGCCAAAAAACTATCTTTAAATGAATTTGATTGCGAAAGGATTGCGTTCGCGGCCAGGCTGCACGATCTGGGGAAAATAGGAATCCGTGACGATATATTGCTGAAAAAATCTGCCTTAACCGAATATGAATTTTCCAAAATTAAAGAGCATCCGGTCCTTGGTGCGGATATCTTAAACCCGATTCCAAGTATGGAAGACATCATCCCGGCTGTACTTCACCATCATGAAAAGATGAATGGTAAAGGGTACCCACATGGACTGTTCGGCAATGAAATTCCTCTCTGGGCGCGTATAATATCAATTGCCGATGTTTATGATGCCCTGACAACAGACAGGCCTTACAAAAAAGCTTTCACCCATCAGGATACAATGCAGTTTATTGCAGAAAAATCTCAGGATGAGCTTTGTCCGGAATGTGCCAAGGCTTTTCAAGAAGTTATGCTTGAAGACAACTCACATCTTTCTTAA
- a CDS encoding ribbon-helix-helix protein, CopG family, giving the protein MSTVTARVSDETASKLDALAKATNRSKSFLVASALERFLEEQAWQIAQTVESLEQADRGEFATASEVEEAFGKWGLEVEAD; this is encoded by the coding sequence ATGAGCACAGTTACCGCACGAGTTTCAGATGAAACAGCATCAAAGCTTGATGCCCTTGCCAAGGCCACGAATCGCAGCAAGTCCTTTCTTGTTGCAAGCGCGCTGGAGCGTTTTCTTGAAGAACAGGCATGGCAGATAGCCCAGACGGTTGAAAGCCTTGAACAGGCCGATAGAGGCGAATTCGCTACAGCATCCGAAGTGGAAGAAGCTTTCGGAAAGTGGGGATTAGAGGTTGAAGCTGACTAG
- a CDS encoding type II toxin-antitoxin system RelE/ParE family toxin: MKLTRINWTKNAIRDLNSIRRYLAEQADEEVMESEAKRIWDGCQRLKQFPESGRPGRVPMTREVVISPYIIPYRIQGDAVDILNIFHSSQKT, encoded by the coding sequence TTGAAGCTGACTAGAATCAATTGGACAAAGAACGCAATTAGAGATCTTAATTCTATCCGCCGCTATCTAGCCGAGCAAGCTGACGAAGAAGTCATGGAGTCCGAAGCAAAACGTATATGGGACGGCTGCCAGCGATTAAAACAGTTCCCAGAAAGTGGCCGTCCCGGTCGAGTTCCAATGACACGAGAAGTTGTTATCTCACCTTACATCATCCCCTACCGTATTCAGGGTGATGCTGTGGATATTCTTAATATTTTTCATTCTTCTCAGAAGACTTAA
- a CDS encoding SpoIIE family protein phosphatase, whose product MKIRFKLLLLLLTVSILPLVLVQAGVLDSLRSLSDEIGGEVRRELVNKSSVELKRLVEDHARVLSKQRRIVELNLQQISAELSAWIEDGNEFSLPEVFLGSGSSQGDIERLEKKYEQSDQNMMHGSYVLDFDSVRYTAAHRFSRNPILPYGTSDSVLPLLKAVEFKNPELTLWIRAVFNSGESLDYPATTGMRMNMHKTVPVINESPVPTWSMPQKDILTGHTVLTASIGVFVNKVPVGSVSIDVPLDTLLHGYNHLDVFSHNIDSLLVRLKPNGNGTNGVEVVAKEVAASSRKSMMHMWEPPSTQMLLSSTDAHLFSRFRKYLESGKSGVLSMPYQERDSIWAFSAPDERGVSLVLILPHDDVVAPADKAKSYVQLAINDQYLKTVFVLILVVLLVSLLAFLLSRRFTENILILARGVKRIASGDFSARVEISGEDEVGELARDFNSMAPSLREHIEIKSALDVAMEVQTNLLPQNSPYIKGYDIYGESRYCDELGGDYFDYIRPDRDGDNMRFAIGDVSGHGVPAAMLMGSVRGYLRARTLSGGQLGEIVTDVNRLVAQDTYKTGQFMTMLMVELDPAKSELRWVRAGHEPALVFDPANKDFIKLEGEGIVLGAFEDVEYSENCCAELTDGQILILGTDGIWEASNKDGEFFGKKRLWDLIDLKKNSSAESIASGIFAAVQDFTGRVKQEDDLTVVVIKKENKTP is encoded by the coding sequence ATGAAGATACGTTTTAAACTGCTCTTGCTCCTACTTACGGTATCGATACTGCCCCTTGTGCTAGTTCAGGCCGGGGTTCTTGATTCCCTGCGTTCGCTTTCTGATGAGATCGGGGGAGAGGTACGCAGGGAACTGGTCAATAAGAGCAGTGTGGAGCTGAAAAGGCTGGTTGAGGACCATGCTCGCGTTCTATCCAAGCAGCGTAGGATAGTTGAGCTGAACTTACAGCAGATTTCAGCAGAACTTTCTGCATGGATTGAAGATGGCAACGAATTCAGTCTTCCTGAAGTTTTTTTGGGTAGTGGCTCAAGTCAAGGTGATATTGAACGGTTAGAAAAAAAATATGAACAGAGTGATCAAAACATGATGCATGGATCTTATGTACTTGATTTTGATTCGGTTCGTTACACCGCGGCACATCGTTTCAGCCGGAATCCCATACTTCCCTATGGAACATCGGATTCCGTTCTGCCTTTACTGAAAGCTGTTGAATTCAAAAATCCAGAACTCACCCTGTGGATCAGGGCGGTGTTCAATTCCGGTGAAAGCCTTGATTACCCGGCAACAACCGGAATGAGGATGAATATGCACAAGACCGTTCCGGTAATAAATGAGAGTCCGGTTCCAACTTGGTCTATGCCGCAGAAGGATATTCTCACCGGCCATACCGTTCTTACAGCCTCTATAGGTGTATTTGTAAACAAGGTGCCTGTTGGGAGTGTTTCCATTGATGTCCCGCTTGATACTCTTCTGCATGGCTATAACCATCTTGATGTCTTTTCACATAACATTGATTCTTTGCTGGTGCGTCTTAAGCCGAACGGTAATGGGACCAATGGAGTTGAGGTGGTCGCAAAAGAGGTCGCTGCTTCCAGCCGTAAAAGCATGATGCATATGTGGGAGCCCCCATCTACTCAGATGCTCCTTTCTTCTACTGATGCACACCTGTTCTCCCGATTCCGCAAGTATTTGGAGAGCGGTAAGTCCGGTGTTCTAAGTATGCCTTACCAAGAACGGGATAGTATCTGGGCATTTTCCGCCCCGGATGAACGAGGAGTCTCACTGGTTTTGATACTTCCCCATGACGATGTTGTGGCTCCGGCTGACAAAGCAAAATCTTATGTTCAGTTGGCAATTAATGATCAATATCTGAAAACGGTCTTCGTCTTGATCCTTGTAGTACTGTTGGTGTCCCTGCTCGCGTTTCTGCTTTCAAGAAGATTTACTGAAAATATTTTGATTCTTGCCAGAGGAGTCAAACGTATTGCCTCCGGAGATTTTTCTGCCCGTGTTGAAATTTCCGGAGAGGATGAAGTCGGCGAGCTGGCCCGTGATTTCAACTCGATGGCTCCGTCATTAAGGGAACACATTGAAATTAAGAGTGCCCTTGATGTGGCTATGGAAGTCCAGACCAATTTACTGCCGCAGAATTCTCCCTACATTAAGGGATATGATATTTATGGAGAAAGCAGATATTGCGATGAGCTGGGCGGGGATTACTTCGACTATATCCGGCCTGATCGCGATGGCGATAACATGCGTTTTGCCATCGGTGATGTCAGTGGGCATGGAGTTCCGGCGGCAATGCTTATGGGGTCTGTGCGAGGATATCTGCGAGCGCGGACACTTAGTGGCGGACAGCTTGGAGAGATAGTTACTGACGTCAACAGACTTGTTGCTCAGGATACATATAAGACAGGTCAATTCATGACCATGCTCATGGTTGAGCTTGATCCTGCCAAAAGTGAATTGCGCTGGGTAAGGGCTGGGCATGAACCGGCTTTGGTTTTTGATCCGGCAAATAAGGATTTCATAAAGCTTGAGGGAGAAGGGATTGTTCTCGGCGCTTTTGAGGATGTTGAGTATTCCGAGAATTGTTGTGCAGAGCTTACGGATGGTCAAATTCTCATTCTCGGTACTGATGGAATCTGGGAGGCATCCAACAAGGATGGCGAATTTTTCGGTAAGAAAAGGCTGTGGGATTTGATTGATTTGAAGAAGAATTCTTCAGCTGAGTCCATAGCATCCGGTATTTTTGCTGCTGTTCAGGATTTTACCGGAAGAGTTAAACAGGAAGATGATCTGACCGTAGTGGTCATAAAGAAAGAAAACAAAACACCATAG
- a CDS encoding TolC family protein translates to MIKTTNFKYIITIIFSALIIMQSTTASAQKMASNSTTNTQAPHTEISELTDYLVEAARNNDDVYAAFYSWKAALQRETSVSSLPDPRFNFAWFIQPVETRTGPQEFKYGLSQTLPWFGKLGLKGEQALRDADIKKARFDNLKLKIFTEVKKTYYDYAYLAQAIRITHENIELMKYLESVARARYTTGAGAYDGVIRTQVELGKLEDRLRSLEERKGPTVAKLLAAMNRADDQTLPFPKSIPVMQISMSPDQLKEEFKTGNPRLKELDHSVNREKISVELAKKDYYPDFTFGVEYIQTGESRSPNVTNEDRDPIITAMSVNLPIWMDKQDAQLNEAENKVKSASRKRAGLERNLTAELELEIYKYQDAIRKVSLYRDSLTPKAEQSLGVSIEAFQSGTASSSDLIDAERTLIEFQLAYYQALAEQAKRVATIEYLVGREIPCSIHGQTMPQSNISIPEN, encoded by the coding sequence ATGATCAAAACAACCAACTTTAAATATATAATCACCATCATTTTCAGCGCGCTTATAATTATGCAATCCACCACGGCATCAGCGCAAAAAATGGCATCTAACAGCACCACAAACACTCAAGCTCCTCATACTGAAATTTCTGAATTAACAGATTATCTGGTGGAAGCCGCCCGTAACAACGATGATGTGTATGCAGCTTTTTACAGTTGGAAAGCGGCATTGCAGCGAGAAACAAGCGTTTCCAGCCTGCCTGACCCCAGATTTAATTTTGCATGGTTTATCCAGCCCGTAGAAACCCGGACCGGACCTCAGGAATTCAAATACGGCCTGAGCCAGACCCTGCCGTGGTTCGGCAAGCTCGGCCTCAAGGGTGAACAGGCTCTGCGCGATGCGGACATCAAAAAAGCCCGTTTCGATAATCTCAAACTAAAAATATTCACCGAAGTAAAGAAAACCTACTACGACTATGCCTACCTTGCACAAGCCATCCGCATTACCCACGAAAACATCGAACTTATGAAATACCTCGAAAGCGTAGCTCGAGCCCGCTATACTACGGGAGCAGGCGCTTATGACGGCGTAATCAGAACTCAGGTTGAGTTGGGAAAACTTGAGGACAGACTGCGCTCACTGGAAGAACGCAAAGGCCCAACCGTTGCCAAACTTCTTGCTGCCATGAACAGGGCTGACGATCAGACCCTGCCCTTTCCCAAATCAATACCTGTTATGCAAATAAGCATGTCTCCAGATCAATTGAAGGAAGAATTCAAAACCGGAAACCCCAGATTAAAAGAGCTCGACCATTCTGTTAACAGAGAAAAGATTTCGGTAGAGCTGGCTAAAAAGGATTACTACCCGGACTTTACCTTCGGTGTTGAATACATTCAAACCGGAGAATCAAGATCTCCAAATGTCACCAACGAGGACCGCGACCCGATAATCACTGCAATGTCCGTCAACCTGCCTATCTGGATGGACAAACAGGATGCTCAGCTCAATGAAGCAGAGAACAAAGTAAAATCAGCATCACGCAAAAGAGCCGGTCTTGAGCGCAACCTGACCGCCGAACTTGAACTCGAAATATATAAATATCAGGATGCCATCCGCAAAGTCAGCCTTTACAGGGACAGCCTTACTCCCAAGGCAGAGCAATCCCTTGGCGTTTCAATTGAGGCATTCCAGTCCGGCACAGCCTCATCAAGTGACTTGATTGATGCCGAACGGACCCTCATTGAGTTTCAACTGGCCTACTATCAAGCCCTTGCCGAACAGGCAAAGCGCGTAGCCACAATCGAATATCTGGTCGGTCGGGAAATTCCCTGCAGCATCCACGGCCAGACCATGCCGCAATCAAATATTTCCATCCCAGAAAATTAA
- a CDS encoding efflux RND transporter periplasmic adaptor subunit has translation MSKFKQILIPVILVAIAAFAAGYILSGSKGQQVEKELVAEHEDHGLEATVTEKGEIVWTCSMHPQIQLPEPGKCPICFMDLIPLEKGGESGDEAVSLRQISLTASARKLAGIATTPVTRQSINVQTRMLGKVDYDETRIGTITAWTGGRIDKLYIDYTGSSVRKGQATASIYSPELLTAQAELIQSVKAKSALKGSSLKVVKDTAARTEQAAREKLRLLGLSKNQIENIIKRGKAAEHITLYSPMSGIVIKKDVVEGVYVKTGTPIYTIADLSRVWVILEAYESDLPWIKMGMKVSFNTEAYPGKNFEGKVVYIDPVVNEKTRTVRVRLEVPNKGLKLKPGMFVRAVNTDDKQTAKELVIPASAPLVTGKRAVVYIAVPGKEGVFEGREIVLGPKAGDFYVVKYGLSEGEEVVTKGNFKIDSAIQIIAKPSMMNPESGVKTVVHDHRSDSAAMQDMDQQAKTDRTLPPIFASKLVFLKNDFDSLMEIAKTGDVENSRKQFSAFFESLDKIDASGLKGDASLAWKELSMLLRNDAVLGSGVKDQQRLKSITAETTNHFKRLDTTFGISALTANSANKAESPEAFQMQLGKVFNAYSAFTEALAADNLQNAQKQSALMAEELKKIDNTALSGDAHKIWMDALANINDGISAIREAKDIVGVRAGLEPLSYGMIDAVEKLGIKSTKPVYEIFCPMAFDFKGAKWMQSDEDIRNPYFGEAMLKCGEVERQLKAGE, from the coding sequence ATGAGTAAATTTAAACAGATACTGATCCCGGTCATCCTTGTTGCTATCGCTGCATTTGCAGCCGGATACATCCTTTCCGGCTCAAAGGGACAGCAGGTAGAAAAAGAATTAGTTGCCGAACACGAAGACCACGGACTTGAAGCAACCGTTACCGAAAAAGGCGAGATAGTCTGGACCTGCTCTATGCATCCCCAAATCCAGCTACCTGAACCGGGCAAATGCCCAATATGCTTTATGGATCTCATCCCGCTGGAAAAGGGCGGTGAATCAGGTGATGAAGCAGTCAGCTTACGCCAGATCAGCCTGACCGCATCCGCCCGTAAGCTGGCCGGTATAGCTACTACCCCGGTAACAAGGCAAAGCATCAATGTGCAAACCCGCATGCTCGGCAAGGTGGACTACGATGAAACCCGTATCGGCACCATCACCGCATGGACGGGGGGGCGCATCGACAAACTATACATAGACTATACCGGAAGCTCAGTGCGCAAAGGGCAGGCTACGGCTTCCATCTACAGCCCGGAATTGCTTACAGCACAGGCTGAGTTGATTCAGTCGGTCAAGGCCAAGTCTGCACTGAAAGGCAGCTCCCTGAAAGTGGTTAAGGATACTGCAGCCCGCACCGAACAGGCCGCACGGGAAAAGCTACGCTTGCTGGGACTTTCCAAAAACCAGATAGAAAATATCATCAAACGGGGAAAAGCCGCTGAACACATAACCCTCTACTCGCCCATGAGCGGTATCGTTATCAAAAAGGATGTTGTCGAAGGTGTTTATGTCAAAACCGGAACCCCCATCTATACCATTGCCGACCTTTCAAGGGTCTGGGTAATTCTTGAAGCTTATGAATCCGACCTCCCGTGGATCAAGATGGGCATGAAGGTAAGTTTCAACACTGAAGCTTATCCCGGTAAAAACTTCGAGGGCAAGGTGGTCTACATTGACCCGGTGGTTAATGAGAAAACCCGTACGGTCCGGGTAAGGCTGGAAGTCCCTAACAAGGGACTGAAGCTCAAGCCGGGAATGTTTGTACGTGCTGTAAATACTGACGATAAGCAGACGGCAAAAGAACTGGTCATTCCGGCTTCGGCCCCACTCGTCACCGGTAAACGGGCAGTGGTTTACATTGCCGTTCCCGGTAAGGAAGGCGTCTTCGAAGGACGCGAAATAGTCCTCGGACCCAAGGCCGGAGACTTCTATGTCGTCAAATACGGTCTCAGTGAAGGCGAAGAGGTTGTCACCAAAGGTAACTTCAAGATCGACAGCGCCATCCAGATCATTGCCAAACCAAGCATGATGAACCCTGAAAGCGGCGTAAAAACCGTCGTCCATGACCACAGATCCGACTCTGCAGCCATGCAGGATATGGATCAACAGGCAAAGACTGATCGCACCCTGCCGCCTATCTTTGCATCAAAACTGGTCTTCCTGAAAAATGATTTTGATTCCCTCATGGAGATTGCCAAGACCGGTGACGTTGAGAACAGTCGCAAACAATTCTCCGCATTCTTTGAAAGTCTGGACAAAATTGATGCTTCCGGTCTCAAGGGTGACGCATCCCTTGCATGGAAAGAGCTATCCATGCTGCTCAGGAACGATGCCGTGCTCGGCAGTGGTGTAAAAGACCAACAAAGACTGAAATCAATCACAGCTGAAACTACGAACCACTTCAAGCGACTGGATACAACTTTCGGAATTTCAGCGCTCACCGCCAATTCTGCAAACAAGGCTGAATCTCCTGAAGCCTTCCAGATGCAACTGGGTAAAGTCTTTAATGCCTATTCAGCATTTACTGAAGCTCTTGCAGCCGACAACCTGCAAAACGCTCAGAAGCAATCCGCACTCATGGCTGAAGAACTGAAAAAGATAGATAACACAGCCCTCTCCGGCGATGCTCATAAAATATGGATGGATGCGCTGGCGAATATCAATGACGGCATATCCGCCATCCGCGAGGCCAAGGATATTGTTGGAGTCCGCGCCGGACTGGAACCTCTTTCATACGGCATGATTGATGCGGTTGAAAAACTGGGGATCAAGTCCACCAAACCGGTCTACGAAATATTCTGCCCCATGGCCTTTGATTTCAAAGGAGCCAAATGGATGCAATCCGATGAGGACATCCGCAACCCCTACTTCGGGGAAGCCATGCTTAAGTGCGGCGAAGTTGAACGCCAACTCAAGGCCGGAGAATAA